The Anoplopoma fimbria isolate UVic2021 breed Golden Eagle Sablefish chromosome 9, Afim_UVic_2022, whole genome shotgun sequence genome contains the following window.
CTTCTGATTGAGGGACTAACTGTAAGTAGTGAGTATACTGTCAGATACATGCTGTGGAGTACATTTCCCTTTGCATTGTAGTCaagaataagaataaagtagcatgaaattaataaaaaaaaagatcttcaaGTAAAGTAACTCAGCAGTCTTTCAGTTGCCAGGtatatgtttttggtttttttttgctgttattttattttgacatccaACAAGCTAGCACGTCTCTACATAACtatttttattgatgttttacTTCTTCATTGTACTTACAGTTTATGTCGACACGTTCTCCTCTGTTTCCTGTGACAGATGATAATCTCAAACTAACTAATaacattgaaagaaaacaagaagttATTTCTTCATAACACGTCATCAGGTTTTTaccaaaaaactgtttttagctcatgaaataaaaacacatgcagtatAATATAATTACCTGTCATCAAGTGAATTATGATTTTCAGTGATATTCTCATTGTCTCAGTCCAGTTTTTTCCACCTTACTATGGATTAAATACCACTTTATCAAATATTAAGCAATTTTTCTCTGCCTTCGTTTGTTACGGCATCAGTGTATTTCTGTCAcatcttctgtctctctgtgcagTTTATTTAGGGTGTCACAGCTTCTGCTTTCTGGAACGTATTtagaaatatttgcattttaaaatgaggatgcattttttttatgcagaaagagagaaagggagtaGAGAACTAGACAGATGGAGAGCGAGAGTGCTGACTAATATTCAGAGTAATTCTTCACCTGCTACATCTCATGATCTGTTTAAACGTGAAACCAAATATGGTTGTACTTCACAGAACAATGTCCACAAAGTCCCTCGCATCTTTGGATCAAAAACTACTGTAACAAGTAATTGATTTAAACTATTCAGACCCAGGGTCCATTGTAATGGAATCTTAGCCAATTAGATGGTCTACCATTGGCATATACTACTTTCATTCTATTTAAAGTTCATTTTCAGAGTTCTTTGTTTTGGAAAACACAGTATGTTTTGATGTCCACCACCATGGAAATCTATGCTATTGTGACATAAAAAGGTGCCTCATGACAACATTCATCTGATGCTTtataaattaagtaaattcaatgaaataataaaatgtgttgttaaataaattgtagattcaatttacaataaaaaatccCTACTACTTGTGCCCCAttttttctgttaatatttgtgtacattttggCAAAGTGGCAACATTAAAAGTATGCTGAATCGGTTATGAACAGCTCCAGTTTGCAGTATACCCTTCAATACAAAGACAACTATCtctggattactttgatactaAAGATAACTTAAAATATGATGATTTTCTGGCAAGTTCTGGACCAATAAGGGGCATCCATTTTGTGATTTCTAAGTGGATTCATGAGCGTTAATTTTTACTTTCACAGTATCTTTGTTTCACAGTTCTCCCCTGGGGAGGCCTCCAAGTCAGTCAACCTCTAAACCATTATAAGTATTGTATCACTTTCCAAcgtatttgcattttttattatttttagatggTCAAAACAACCATTAATGGGAGGATACTTTTCTAGAGTTATAAGCGAGACTTTGAAAGCCAATTTGACACATTGTTCCTCATACAAATGGAAAGTGGAATAAGCAAGAAAACATAGCTTTGTTCAAGTCAATGCACTCAGAAGTTCTTCTGCTACAGACTGCTACTTTGTCATGTATGACCATTAGCCTTTGGTGGCTAATGTTACCAACTCTAGACGGATATCGCTGTGGAATTGACACTACTGAGTCTCTTTGTGGAATTAATGATGACTCTTCACTgccatttaccatttatcacTATCCTGTAAGTGCCACTTGTAGCCACAGTTGTCACTGTTCAGCAGAAGTTACACAGTCTTCTTTGACACTTTTCAGTTGAAcattcatcataaaaaaatttaagcaatcataaacacatttacttaaattaagtattattattattactattatgaGTGGAATAAAGCGGGGAGATGAATGAAacctgactttttttaaatatggtgTAAAAGTTATATGGCTTATTGGAGAAAGAATGTAGCACAGTGTATATAACATGGTGGaagaaattcaatttaaaactcTAGTGAACGAGCAAAATAACACATTGTAACCATATTTATCAAACCCTCCATCAAACTGCATGGATGGATGATTGACAAGcgaacaaacacaaacaaatcaggATATAAAAGCGGGTCAAACAGCTGATCTAATCTTTCTCCAGGGCCGGGGCCGCTGCCTCCGTGTTCAAGGTCTGGACCCAGACAACCTGGTTTGTGGTCACAGAAtcattgtgtaaataataatgttgcaGAGACTTGCAAGTTAAATTAAGGTCACTTAGCTATTGCTGTATCCTGTGTGTTTCCTCAGTGTAGTGTACAGACTCAGCAGCAGCGCAGCAGCAACCACAACAAAAGTACAGCTCCTTTCCTGCCTGTGGTCATAACACTAGAGCGAAGGGAAATACCACATTagagtactttatactgtaaaaagacaaaaaatgtaattcaatataTAAAGAGTTGAGCCTACAGTTATCTCTTATCTGTTTACCTGTTGAGTTTTACTtgacagaaatgtttatttccaGGACAAAAAACCAAGCCCTCTTAAATTGATCACAACTGCTAATTCTTACTTTTACTTCgtacaaaaataaacttgtaaaatacatttagtatTTGAATAACAAACTATCTTAaaatttccctttttaaaaccTGTCAAATACAAAcccatgaaaaagaaagaggtgaTATAACAGCATGCTGCACACGGATGGAACCAATTTCCTGATGATATAGACCTTGTataaaacttttattaaaacTTGTGTGATTGGCAACAAAAAAGACTATATAAGGATATCCCCAACAATAAGAACACATCCttggcatttttttattaccatgCACCTCAGATTTCCTGTATAATTTGTTGTGTGTGACGTGTTACCTGTATGCACATCAGCATGTGTTGTGAACCACAGTCTTGTACTATTGAAGTACTATGGCCCTCTGTCACCAAGTAAAAGGAGCCaccagaaaacacacagcataCAGTTTGAGAGGTGCAGGAgctgtcaaagaaagtgcagtaatatgaaagaaaaatagataacTTTGACTTACCTTTGTAAACTTTTAGCTTGATTTATGTTTCAGAATCAAACGTGTATGTATCTATTTCACACCAGTATGTTTTGGCATCATTCAGGGTCaggatgtttatttttctttatccaTCTGTGCGTCCTCTccttaaacatttaaacttggTTTTAATGAGAATCATTTTTTGACCATAATAGAGAAACTTAGGACATTTTTTATTCCCAGGGTCATATTGGCAGGAGATGTTAACTAGTCCTCCCTCCTTTGTTGATTGTTGGTTTTTGACTGCTTCAAATGAAAAAGTAAGCACAGTAGATTACTTTTTGTAAAGGCTATATAACACATTTTTGATGGCCAACCTTGAAGTTATCATCActctggttccctcaacaaaaagccaatgtgatttttttttttcttaggaTGTTTTGATAATTGCAGAAAACAAGCTGTGTGATAAACACTACTTACACGTTTTGTTCTGCAAGATAATATTcaaaaatgaacaccacttgAATGgaaaccagaagtgcaaaaatgcaaaCTCATTCactggttttaggactcattcctgcagcactctattgcCATTTAAAATACACTGAATCTAAATTCAATCAAAggctttcattcatttctggAAACACTACTGGAGCCCCACAATGAAACAGGAAATCTTGAGGTTATTGACAAAGCATGGGGACGTTAAGTTAAAGCTATAGGTGTGACACTTGTCCACTATAGCCTATTCCTTTTCTCATACCACCTTCtcagtttctgtttctttaaagctgtgtgagtttgtgtgtattGGTGGTAGGGGTGAACATctcaatgaaaaaataatacagagatgaaatgatttatattgatttgataatgttcattttatTAGGTTAATCTACTGAACATGATtagaaatgtttagttatctATATATTTGCTATGGTAGGATCTGTCATGCATGAAtgttaaacaataaatgaattcaGAATTATTCGAATAATTGATTTACAACAACCTGTGAATTTACTTTTACAGATATGTGTGAATAGTGGGTATTTTCATTTAAGCATCACACAGACTTTTATAATAGAGAAAAAATACTGCACTTGAGATTATAAGCACTGAGTTTAGACATTTCTAAACTGCTGATTTATCTGTTGCTTCGTGGTTAATGGTGGAGTATGTAAGCTCTGCAGTGCCAGGTGTGTCGGTGCtggcttctgtgtgtttgttgaagCTAACTGTGGTATAGAGGAGGCCGTCTGGTTGGATCTGAGAGGCGGATGAAACAGATACGTTGGAGTAAATATTGTTTGAGCGATCTCCTTGGTGTTGAACAGTCGACGAGCTTAAGATGCTGGTAGTCCTGCCGTCTGTTTCTTGATCCTCATTGGCTGTTGAAGAGGAAGTAGTGGTGTGGTGTCCATCTTGTTTCCCACGGGAAACTGTTGAATAGACCGTGTCATGGTTCTTTCCTGCATGGAGAGTGATGATTTACAAAGTGTTAGATTACTTTCACTCCCTGAAAAAATGCTGcattaaaagcagcaaaaaaaattataaaaatgtataagaaaTTGCTGTCCTTTTCTTGAAGAAACCCAGGGAGAGCAGTAGAGGAGAGACCTTTACCATGATAGACATATGACTAAATATAGTGGAAATTGCAATAATATGCCTTTTGAAAATTACAAATCGAAGAATTGTGTCCCTCTTGTTGCTAGCTAGTCGCCTACACATTAGATACCATGAATTTATTTCATAGTTTTGATCGTATTTAGTCAACCTCATCCAGTTATTTTAGATTAAGTTGACTAAGAGTCAGGGCTTTTGAATGTTATCCTTGTCAAAGAACATTGGAATTATTTAAGAAGTTTTAGTCAATGAAAACTGTCAAcgttttactttttgtttaagTCATCAGATTATAGCAAACCTTTTTTAAGTCAATGTAGTCTAAACAAAACATCACCCTGTTACTTTATCCCCAGCcctgttgttgtcattgtcaactttaacttaagtaagtAACTCTGAGTCCTCCTGACTGTTCTCATTGTGAGCTGAGGACTACAGCGGTAgccgaaaaaaaaagtcttatatTTTGCTCCTCTTTTTTGTCAGCAAAAGTAAATATAGGTTttggcaatgttttttttaaactacattttacttcagcttttttttaaagttgttgttgttgacgaACATATCTACTCATAGTTCTCTTCAACAAAATCAACACTGGACCACACAACGTTGTGGCAAACCCTGAAGCCAGAAAAGTCTTTAGCCTTATGCACTCTGCAACTTTAATTCAAGTGATTGGGCGCCGTATTTGAGTCTGGTATAAATGGTTGTTTGTGGCAGTTGCTATGGATCACTGAACGGTTATTCAAGAAAGTTTCTAGATAATGTGAGGTGGTAGCTCGGTGCTTGTTATAGTGTTCGGGCCTTGGTATTGCTTGGTTGTTTGGGATAGTTGTTCAGGTTAATCTGTTTTCTACAATGGGTGTTTCAAATGGCCATCATGTTCTGAAAATATTCTCATATGAGTCTGTTTTATACCAGAAGATGCTTGGATGTCTCTTTTTCGATGTCTGAAAAATACTAAAAGGACCATCGCCAGTGCCAGCACAACCACCCCGAGACCTGCTCCAATGTACACCAGCTTATctgaaaaacagacaacatATGACATATCAGTGATGACATATCACTCacatctttgtctctctcttgcaatcttataagtacctgggtgttcacttgaacaataaactggactggactaatcattcaaatgcactgtataaaaagggtcagagcagactctatctgctgaggagactgaggtcctttggagtgcagggagcactcctgaggacttttttcaactccgtggtggcatcagccatcttttatggagtggtctgctggagcagcagcatctcagcagcagacaagaagagactgaacaagcttgtcaggaaggccagcagtgtg
Protein-coding sequences here:
- the LOC129096119 gene encoding uncharacterized protein LOC129096119 isoform X2; its protein translation is MIFLILLLGGLLETEAMSVTGMGGTDVTIKCSHTNAFSNVKYFCKGACDEKDVLITSRTSKDTKTDKYHIADKGNTFNVTILHLTMQDSGTYWCGIERLGVDTYNEVVLTVIKDKLVYIGAGLGVVVLALAMVLLVFFRHRKRDIQASSGKNHDTVYSTVSRGKQDGHHTTTSSSTANEDQETDGRTTSILSSSTVQHQGDRSNNIYSNVSVSSASQIQPDGLLYTTVSFNKHTEASTDTPGTAELTYSTINHEATDKSAV
- the LOC129096119 gene encoding uncharacterized protein LOC129096119 isoform X1 codes for the protein MIFLILLLGGLLETEAMSVTGMGGTDVTIKCSHTNAFSNVKYFCKGACDEKDVLITSRTSKDTKTDKYHIADKGNTFNVTILHLTMQDSGTYWCGIERLGVDTYNEVVLTVIKESTQDPNNLLQLNTTNKLVYIGAGLGVVVLALAMVLLVFFRHRKRDIQASSGKNHDTVYSTVSRGKQDGHHTTTSSSTANEDQETDGRTTSILSSSTVQHQGDRSNNIYSNVSVSSASQIQPDGLLYTTVSFNKHTEASTDTPGTAELTYSTINHEATDKSAV